One window from the genome of Thalassospira xiamenensis M-5 = DSM 17429 encodes:
- a CDS encoding methyl-accepting chemotaxis protein yields the protein MISLFSLSNLRRILISGLMLAFGLIGALLMAPTHAPFVSLIATIALLVMALIGTVALTRHKRIIDELHDIVHDAADGKMGVRVNNRQTQGYLAPLQNAVNQLLDLTEAFAKEAAGAMGHASRGSYYRKILPRGLRGDLIGYAGTVNAALDAMHEKTRNFSDSAGRIGDDIQSVVGSVSNSAKQLSDSSDFLSRQVSRIAEQANDMRLAADDSTEALNGIAVATEQFSASIRQIGAQINGSAELAEAAVSRARVADNHITRLDDMALRVTKVVELITDVADQTNLLALNATIEAARAGEAGKGFAVVATEVKNLASQTSRAAEQVIGEIGEMQSMTREAVSSVREINEKISEIDSGARLVAEAAREQTEVVGAISDRIDQAVRRMQTIAAILADVASGTTESGSVVLQLHSEATNLLGQADSLDGDVRRFIDKVLNVPDAATA from the coding sequence ATGATCAGTTTGTTTTCACTCTCTAATCTGCGACGGATTTTGATTTCTGGCCTGATGCTGGCCTTTGGTCTGATTGGTGCACTTCTGATGGCGCCAACGCATGCACCGTTTGTTTCTTTGATTGCGACGATTGCGCTTCTGGTCATGGCTTTGATTGGTACGGTTGCCCTCACGCGTCACAAGCGGATCATTGATGAACTGCATGATATCGTCCATGACGCTGCCGATGGCAAAATGGGTGTCAGGGTCAATAATCGTCAAACACAGGGTTATCTTGCGCCCCTGCAAAATGCGGTGAACCAGTTACTTGACCTGACCGAGGCGTTCGCCAAGGAAGCCGCAGGTGCCATGGGCCATGCATCGCGGGGATCCTATTATCGCAAAATCCTGCCAAGGGGACTGCGCGGTGATCTGATCGGCTATGCCGGGACGGTCAATGCCGCCCTTGATGCCATGCATGAAAAAACCAGAAACTTCAGCGATAGCGCCGGGCGTATCGGTGATGATATCCAGTCGGTGGTTGGTTCGGTCTCGAACAGTGCAAAACAGCTAAGTGACAGTTCCGATTTTCTGTCCCGGCAGGTCAGTCGCATCGCCGAACAGGCCAACGATATGCGCCTTGCTGCCGATGACAGTACCGAGGCCCTGAACGGCATCGCGGTTGCCACCGAACAATTCAGTGCCTCCATTCGTCAGATCGGCGCGCAGATCAATGGTTCCGCCGAACTGGCCGAAGCCGCGGTTAGCCGGGCCCGTGTTGCCGATAATCACATCACGCGTCTTGATGACATGGCGCTTCGCGTGACCAAGGTGGTCGAACTGATCACCGATGTCGCCGATCAGACCAATCTTCTGGCCCTGAACGCCACCATAGAGGCCGCCCGTGCCGGCGAAGCAGGCAAGGGTTTTGCCGTTGTCGCGACCGAGGTCAAAAACCTGGCGTCCCAGACATCGCGTGCCGCCGAACAGGTGATTGGTGAAATCGGCGAAATGCAGTCAATGACCCGCGAAGCCGTTTCATCGGTGCGCGAGATCAATGAAAAGATCAGCGAAATCGATAGCGGTGCGCGTCTGGTTGCCGAAGCCGCCCGCGAACAGACCGAAGTTGTCGGTGCGATCAGTGACCGGATCGATCAGGCGGTGCGACGCATGCAAACCATTGCGGCCATCCTTGCTGACGTTGCCAGCGGCACGACCGAGTCCGGCTCTGTCGTCCTGCAACTCCATAGCGAGGCGACAAATCTTCTGGGGCAGGCCGATTCACTTGATGGTGATGTACGCCGGTTTATCGACAAGGTGCTCAACGTTCCGGATGCTGCGACCGCGTAA
- a CDS encoding RsmB/NOP family class I SAM-dependent RNA methyltransferase, producing MKPGARIAAVIELYDGWTQTRDDADRVISGYFGNRRYIGGGDRREISERFYNLIRHQARLGWWLAECGYEFQDGRARMIAELVLQDKRKAEDISSMFNGEEFCPNPLHPAENHLINKLTGKTLDHDGQPGAVKTELPKWLYAELLKLHHENLPAEMAAYNQPAKLDLRVNRLQGTVEDAIKSLEADGIHNIERTPYAPNGLRLPLGVNMLVTAAYKDGLIEIQDEASQICVRLVDAKPGMHILDMCAGGGGKTLGMASDMRGKGRILACDTHGGRLDNSRKRAKRAGAGDCIQQRIIADERDSWLRNKSGFFDRVLLDVPCSGLGTLRRNPALRWRIGQRDIRTLMANQSKILKAGAAKVTKGGRLIYATCSIMPEENERLIETFMRDRKDFRPVPISEIWPDAPKSVPVPGGKDKPWLRLSPNVHGTDGFFVAVFERTAKGKVK from the coding sequence TTGAAACCCGGTGCACGTATCGCGGCTGTCATTGAACTCTATGACGGCTGGACCCAGACCAGAGACGACGCAGACCGCGTCATTTCCGGCTATTTTGGCAATCGCCGTTATATCGGTGGTGGCGATCGTCGCGAGATCAGCGAACGTTTCTATAACTTGATCCGCCATCAGGCGCGTCTGGGCTGGTGGCTGGCCGAATGCGGATATGAGTTTCAGGACGGTCGTGCGCGCATGATCGCCGAACTGGTCTTGCAGGACAAACGCAAGGCCGAAGACATTTCAAGCATGTTCAATGGTGAGGAGTTCTGCCCGAACCCGCTGCATCCGGCAGAAAATCATCTGATCAACAAGCTGACTGGCAAGACGCTTGATCATGACGGCCAGCCAGGTGCGGTCAAAACCGAATTGCCGAAATGGCTTTATGCCGAACTGCTGAAACTCCATCACGAAAACCTTCCGGCTGAAATGGCGGCCTATAATCAGCCCGCCAAACTTGATCTGCGCGTTAACCGCCTTCAGGGCACGGTTGAAGACGCAATCAAATCGCTTGAAGCCGATGGCATCCACAATATCGAAAGAACGCCTTATGCGCCCAACGGCCTGCGTCTGCCGCTTGGTGTGAATATGCTGGTTACGGCGGCCTATAAGGATGGCTTGATCGAAATCCAGGACGAGGCATCGCAGATTTGCGTGCGGCTGGTCGATGCCAAGCCGGGCATGCATATCCTTGATATGTGCGCGGGCGGTGGGGGCAAGACGCTTGGCATGGCGTCCGACATGCGCGGCAAGGGCCGTATCCTTGCCTGCGACACCCATGGCGGTCGTCTGGATAATTCGCGCAAGCGTGCCAAACGTGCCGGTGCCGGTGACTGTATTCAGCAGCGCATCATCGCTGATGAACGCGATAGCTGGCTTCGCAACAAATCCGGTTTCTTTGATCGTGTGTTGCTTGATGTCCCCTGTTCGGGGCTTGGCACCCTGCGCCGTAACCCGGCACTGCGCTGGCGTATCGGGCAGCGTGATATCCGCACCCTGATGGCAAATCAAAGCAAGATATTGAAGGCCGGTGCGGCAAAGGTCACCAAGGGTGGGCGTCTGATTTACGCGACCTGCTCGATCATGCCCGAAGAAAACGAACGCCTGATCGAAACCTTCATGCGTGATCGCAAGGATTTCAGACCGGTTCCGATCAGTGAAATCTGGCCCGACGCACCCAAATCCGTTCCGGTACCCGGTGGCAAGGACAAGCCGTGGCTTCGCCTGTCGCCTAATGTTCACGGTACGGATGGTTTCTTTGTCGCGGTGTTTGAACGCACAGCCAAAGGCAAGGTGAAATAA
- a CDS encoding PAS domain-containing protein: MKQDQLFLTGVERHFGDNEIIVSKTDTKGRITYANDVFLRVAGYREKDILGQPHSIIRHPDMPRCVFALLWDTISKGREIFAYVINRSANGDHYWVLANVTPTFGPNGNIVGYHSNRRVPRREAVEQVIPLYADLRAEEERERNRKDGMARSTQKLGNLLGQAGIDYDQFVFTL; this comes from the coding sequence ATGAAACAGGATCAGCTTTTTCTGACCGGTGTTGAACGTCATTTTGGCGATAATGAAATTATCGTCAGCAAGACCGACACCAAGGGACGTATTACTTACGCAAATGATGTCTTTCTGCGGGTCGCAGGATATCGTGAAAAGGATATTCTGGGCCAGCCGCACAGCATTATCCGCCATCCCGACATGCCGCGCTGCGTGTTCGCCTTACTGTGGGACACGATTTCCAAGGGGCGCGAGATTTTCGCCTATGTGATCAATCGCTCGGCGAACGGGGATCATTACTGGGTGCTGGCCAATGTCACGCCGACCTTCGGACCGAATGGCAATATCGTTGGTTATCATTCCAATCGTCGGGTACCCCGCCGCGAAGCGGTTGAACAGGTTATCCCGCTTTATGCCGATCTTCGTGCAGAAGAAGAACGCGAACGTAATCGCAAGGACGGCATGGCGCGCAGTACACAAAAACTTGGCAATCTTCTGGGGCAGGCAGGCATCGACTATGATCAGTTTGTTTTCACTCTCTAA
- the guaB gene encoding IMP dehydrogenase, with product MTRIAEALTFDDVLIKPAASEVLPAQVQTNTRVTKNIDLRIPLLSSAMDTVTESPMAIVMAQHGGMGVIHKNLDIAQQAEQVRRVKKFESGMVVNPITIHPDQTLADALDLMDINHISGIPVVERASNKLVGILTNRDVRFASNRSQPVSELMTHENLVTVTENVETEEAKKLLHQHRIEKLLVVDEAYRCTGLITVKDIEKAKLHPNACKDESGRLRVAAATGVGESGFERAMALVEAGVDVLVIDTAHGHSAGVIKAVEYIKSKIGNTQIIAGNVATPEAVKALAEAGADAVKVGIGPGSICTTRIVAGVGVPQLTAILECAEIGHKLDVPIIADGGIKFSGDIAKAMAAGASTCMVGSLLAGTDEAPGEVILYQGRSYKSYRGMGSVGAMARGSADRYFQQDVQDNLKLVPEGIEGRVPYKGPAGQIIHQMVGGLKASMGYTGSATLADFRERAQFVRITNAGLRESHAHDVTITREAPNYRPGN from the coding sequence ATGACCCGCATTGCAGAAGCCCTGACGTTTGATGACGTTTTGATCAAACCCGCCGCCAGCGAAGTGCTGCCGGCACAGGTGCAGACCAACACCCGCGTTACCAAAAATATCGACCTGCGCATTCCGCTTCTGTCGTCCGCAATGGACACAGTGACCGAAAGCCCGATGGCGATTGTTATGGCGCAGCATGGTGGTATGGGGGTCATTCACAAGAACCTCGATATCGCACAGCAGGCCGAACAAGTTCGCCGCGTAAAGAAATTTGAATCCGGTATGGTCGTCAACCCGATCACCATTCACCCGGATCAGACGCTCGCCGATGCGCTGGACCTGATGGACATCAACCACATTTCCGGTATTCCGGTTGTTGAACGCGCCAGCAACAAGCTGGTCGGCATTCTGACCAACCGCGATGTGCGTTTTGCGTCCAACCGTTCGCAACCGGTTTCCGAACTGATGACCCACGAAAATCTGGTTACGGTGACGGAAAATGTCGAAACCGAAGAAGCCAAAAAACTTCTGCACCAGCATCGCATTGAAAAGCTTCTGGTGGTTGACGAAGCCTATCGCTGCACCGGCCTGATTACCGTCAAGGACATCGAAAAAGCCAAATTGCACCCGAATGCGTGCAAGGATGAAAGCGGTCGTCTGCGTGTTGCCGCGGCAACCGGCGTTGGCGAAAGCGGCTTTGAACGTGCGATGGCGCTGGTTGAAGCCGGTGTTGACGTACTGGTCATTGATACCGCACATGGCCATTCCGCCGGTGTGATCAAGGCAGTCGAATATATAAAATCAAAGATCGGCAATACCCAGATCATCGCCGGTAACGTTGCCACCCCCGAAGCCGTCAAGGCACTGGCCGAAGCCGGTGCGGACGCGGTCAAGGTCGGCATCGGTCCGGGGTCGATCTGCACCACCCGCATTGTTGCCGGTGTGGGTGTGCCGCAATTGACGGCCATCCTTGAATGTGCGGAAATCGGTCACAAGCTTGACGTTCCGATCATCGCCGATGGCGGTATCAAGTTTTCGGGCGACATTGCCAAGGCAATGGCCGCCGGTGCCAGCACCTGCATGGTTGGCTCACTTCTGGCCGGTACCGACGAAGCGCCAGGCGAAGTCATCCTGTATCAGGGCCGTTCGTACAAATCCTATCGCGGGATGGGTTCGGTCGGTGCGATGGCACGCGGGTCTGCGGACCGTTACTTCCAGCAGGATGTTCAGGACAACCTGAAACTCGTCCCCGAGGGCATCGAAGGCCGCGTACCGTATAAAGGTCCGGCTGGTCAGATCATCCATCAGATGGTTGGCGGTCTTAAGGCATCGATGGGCTATACCGGTTCGGCTACGCTTGCCGATTTCCGTGAACGGGCCCAGTTCGTTCGCATCACCAATGCGGGCCTGCGCGAAAGCCATGCCCATGACGTGACCATCACCCGCGAGGCCCCGAATTACCGTCCGGGTAACTAA